Below is a window of Quercus robur chromosome 6, dhQueRobu3.1, whole genome shotgun sequence DNA.
GACAAAGTGAAAGCCATTAGATTTACGTATGTAAAATCACATGATAAAGCAAAGGTGAATTTTAAAGCCGGTACTCATGTTCATGAAGCCTCTTCCttcttatttattaatttatgtaatttttgggtACAGAAGATTAAATATGCAAACATAAGACCACGTGTAAATAAAAGTGAAAACAGGCAACTCATATATGATATAAGCAAAATAGAATATACACGAGGCAGTAGAGGAAATCCTTAATTCCAAGGGGACATAAAACAAGCAATATGGATTTCAAACAAAACTTGTTGGCATAATTGTGGTTGGTCAGGATATAGTTTACAAAATCTTAAAATGTCTTAATAGTTTTATGCTTGATTAGTAGAAAATGTGGAACGAAAAAATCacaattgtgacaaaaatttgaaaatttggctAAGCTGACAAGCTCAAACAAGTACCAAGCAGAAtttagatgttatttattacCAGTATTCTGGAGGTCTCTTGCTTGATTGTAACCTGGAACTTCTTTCCATGAGAGCGAGCCGTCTTGGTAGCCTTACCATTGAAGGCCTCTCCATGGTAAATCATCCGAAGCTTTCGTTTCAATAGTTCAATCTGCTCCTCCATTCTCCCACATTTCTGCTAAACTTATTATGGTTAgtgccatttaaaaaaaaaaaaagttaatgaagGCAGATAGAGAATCCCAACTGTCTTTTATCTAGCTAGAAACACAACATAAGAAACATAAAAGAAGAGTAGGTGCTTGTAGATATGAGCAGATCGTATTCAGGAGGTCTAAGGGTTTCCTTTATAGAAGGTTCTGAAGTAGGGGAAAAGGACAAGAAATTAGGACTTTTGTAACATTATAAGTTTCCATCTTTTCACCCCCAACAGCATCCAATTACTTTCTGTAAGAAAATTCTGAATATGCTAACTTTACGAGAAGTCTCATAAATATAATTATGAAGAAAAGCCATTTGTATAAGAAACGGCAGAAATTTATGAGCTTCTCAACAAGAAAtgcttaaatttttatttataggaaCTTGGATGAATTTGGCCTTTGTTCTTAACACATTCAACCAAACGATATGGAGAAGTATATAATTTGGAAACATCGCCATATATAATATGACTGCCAATATAATGGTGAAAATAAGATGCCACTATcttaaactatatataaaaataaataaaaaacaagataAACGGCTAATTAATGATTATTAATTTAGCAATAACCTAAGCCataaagatttaaaaattcatttggtTATATAAGTATACCTTGTACAAGTCAATAAGGACATTGTCCAATGATTCCTGAGCTTGTCTGGAGCAACGGTCCCTGAAAGATTTTATAGCTTCAATTGCTTCTTCTGCTCTATCTTGCTGTTTCATAACTACTGCCATGTCTTTGAGAGCACTATCTACTCTATCACCCTCATTTATAGCCTTCCAAAACAAAACTATAGCTGCTTCTGGATCCTTCTCAACTAACTGTAAATTAAACCCAAAAGTTTTAGTAAATCATTTAGATTAGAGATCAGTTTTGTACTATTATAGGAAGTGTTTTAACTGAAAAAGAGCTTTTAACATTTCGAAAAAACATTTGACAAACtacagtgatttttttttttttttttttttttttaagctggTACTTACCAAATTGataaatagcattttttttttttttatcatttttaaataaGGATAAACAGCTTTTAAATGTGAGAAATGACAAAATGACATTAAGGTTTAGAATTTCAAGTCGCAACTTTGCGTCTCCACTCTagagttcaaacttcaaagttcaaagaaTGGAATAACGTAtgtgtgagatttttttttaagaatactaagtatttttaatacaTAAGAAGTCAATAATACTATTAAAAATGCCAAATGGCCAGACCCACAAATTTTAACTTGTAGGATTGTTTTAATTAGTACCGACCAAGGCCTCTATATGAATATGATCTGCTCAATTATGAACCAATGCCtcacaagaaaagaaaaaaaaattatgaagccacaaacacaaaaagtaATTCAAGAAATGGAGATATTAGTGTACTAGTGgttattatttcttaaatttttcagAAATGATAAAATCACCTCTAGTCAGTCTGTCTGTCTCATACttttaaaaaaggaagaaaattattatgaGAGTACAACATTATAATTAATACTCTCTCCACGCAAGAATGATAAATTTCatcataaattaaattaataagatTGGCTACTATATACTACCGGGCCTTGTAGCCCTAGTGGTACCCGGTTTACCATGAAACCATTAGCACGCGGGTTCGAGCCCCTGCACCCGCATAAACAATTACCccgctaaaaaaaaaaaaaaaaaagattggctactatatatatatatatatgtgtgtgtgtgtgtgtgagaagaAAGGAGGAAGTACCGCATCGGCATGGCAATGTGTTACTCATTagatttttaggtttttaaGATTCAACGCATGCAAAATTAAAGGAGAAAATTCGAAACTTGAGGAAAGTTTTTCATGTGTAAAGCATGTAACTTTTTAACCGTGGTTAATAATGGAAGAGTAACTAATACTAATAGTAGTTTTTTGGTGTGCCTGTGAGCACTAAGCATAAAATTGATATGGCAACTATTATTAGGATTATCCATTCATcatcataaattcataaaactataactaaattttatcctGAAACTCTATAATTAGTATTACTGctcactaataataataatgtttctttgagatttGCAGAAATAAGATCTCCCCatcattataattataataattacgAACTATCAAATTAATTATAGCATCTttttttcacatatatatatatagttctgAACAAGTCAAGTCCACTActatatacataataatataaaatttaaaaatgcagCGTTTAATataagagaggaaaaaagagaatggataaaaagaaaagagagtgtAACCTGGACATGCTTGGCACGGACGTAAGGGGTGTTTCCAGGTGGGAGTTTATGAATTACATGATACGGTGGctgagaaggagaagaagaaccGCTCTCTAATTCCTTCTTCtgactcatcatcatcatcatcatctgatttgatatctctctctcctccaacaaattaaaatttaaaacacacTCTCAATCTCTCTTTGTAGCAGTGAtggaagaaacaaaagaaaaagtagatttGGAGGTATGAACACAGAGCCAGAGACACAGACAGAGACAGAAAtgctgattttttatttttattttttataatgtttgGTTTGGGAGGGAAGAGGAATGAACTTGGTCGGGTTTGCGACCCAATTCATTTCTCCTTCTGAATGTGCTCACGTTGGTTGGACGTGTTCCTTTGCCACGTATTGGATTTTGACACGTGTTGGTCTAAATGTTTAGCCATTtcggctttcttttcttttcttttcgaaaattaaaatttataataataaataaataaataaaatagtgcTTTTCGTTTTAGCCTCATAACTCTTCTTTGTTTGCGGTTTTGACCCACTGTTTTCTGCGAATCTTCTTGTAGTTGTAATGGGATTCTTCtcactcactttttttttttttttttttttttttttaatataaccTTTTGTTTTATAACAACTAGTCGCTAACACATGCGATACACGAAAAAActattgaatttgaaaaaaaatccaacaatgaaTAAATAGACATtctgataaaaaaattttttaattgaaattaatccaaacaaataattaatcaaccaaaaatatagcttttaataagaaaaccaagtaagaaaaccaaaaatcacatgaacctaaataaaaaacatttgaGGTGAAGAATTAAGATTAACCTACTGAGACACAAGTACCAAATACCTTAAGacttaaaacttcaaaatttatagaatccccaaattctacttcagaaccaaaccaaattcaacaaatttatatataacataccaaataaaaatttatcattccCTAGGCTAGAAGACATAGGTTGTGTAGGGGGcggttttggggctcaggcccaacaggcgggtggttctggcccaaaagtccctcaacaatgaatttgtagagagtaggttaaagaactaggtctttgacagaggaaacgtagttatgaacaagccatgcaGCCAGTTGGACGTAAGGATATTCTTCCAAACTTTTGGAATAACAGTCCCtggggctgtatcttctgcttcttgtctctaactcctttctctttctctatctttttcttcttcccgcTTGCGATCCACTGGCCATGGGggtttccttctcttatatagcatccttcctaagatcacgaccctacacttgtcaaccatctggccctctacttgagtgcctgtcccataggtcatcctccctcttttctgtgagttgcactggccaagataattctgcgttcctgtcctttccacattaatgcagctggAAAAGCaattccttggcatttaatgcggcagttgtggttgccccccttcctgaaCGTCATGCACTATTCCTTTGTATTAGGTGACTTTTTGCCATGTAGGGAGTGTGAATCGGACACccacttggcgagtccgaggaggtactcctcctcggacgcccctaagcaggctCGGCCCAACATGGTTGGGATGAGATATCCTatgcccatgccttttcttcttgtcgtggttgggcttggtacatgtaCTGTGGCCCAACATCGGCTGAcggattttacccccacaatagcccctcaaaatgccTGCCTTTTTTCtgggtccgaggagaaaaggcgggattttgatgCTCACTAGATGGCTCGTGGTGAATCACTGCTTCACACGTGTAGGGGGGAAGCACGCCttcacgtgcctcattaatgctgtGGGCAGTTAATGACCCAGGGCAGTTAATGACCCAGGGCAGCTATCGAGGTTTTACACTCGcccaatccaacggttggaggcAGGATCTACGGTGGACAGCGTTTCACGTGCCTTAGACGTGAGTGCGTCTGTTCAACTTCTACCGAGTATAATAGGCTTTGGGGGCGTTTGTCCCTCACTTTTGACGAGCATTCCAATATTCAGAACTTCTCAGAGCTTTCTCCTTCAGTCCGCTCTTACTTCCGCTGCCACTCTCTTAAAGACTCCTTCGAGCCTCTTACCCGTAAGTGCGCGCTTCTTCTCcattattcttcattaatcatactgccttcaagttgtttttaggattagaggggatgggtaggcttgagaaaatggtagattctcCAGCCGGTATGGCaggcttcagggcgaagtatcgtatcccACCGGAGGTAGGTTTAGAGTACTGTCATCTGGAGGACATTTTGCTCAAACGGAGAACAGGAgaagtcgcaattccaatgatagccttcgtggaaggaggaatgactattccaatggggagaataactagggattacctacgtggtcatagattggccccccatcaatgcaccgctaatctgttccggatcctggggtgtgtcgaaaccctgaacgaacagatgaacctcggcctctcatggcacgacgtggttcatctttatgaatgccataagctcggcgacatatactatctaaagtctaggactgacgaagtgaggttgatatcctgccttccgaagtccagcaaaggcttgaaggacgaccatttgatcgtctccggaccatggtatgacggccctcactgtccgactagggcggGAACGCCAAGTGGGGTGTCGTAGAGCTAGATTCCGTGGGGAGGACTTTGGTTTCAAGctcctccccctcctttttccctttttcattttaaacttgttggtttggttgcatgtctcctcggactaacataaatcTTTTAACGGCCTTTGCAGACAAGGGACGAACATCCCCTCGGCTGAGCCTAGTCAATATCCTGGCCCTAAATTACCTATTGAGGTCCGAGATCTTCATTAGCGAGGACGGACAACTACGGtcggctcctttgattttggattacACTCCACTCACTCGAGCCCAGGTAGAAGCCGGACAAGCTATAAGGGCCGGTAGTCCGAGATTAGCACGGATTGACGTTTCCATACCAGGGTTCCTCGCTGATACAGACTTGCCTCCTATTCAGTTACCGCCCCAACGTGTCTTTCCCCCAGTAGTTATCCCAGAGGAGGAGGCTGGCTCTTcacattcatccttagaggatcagATAAATCAGTTCCAATTTACTGAGGAAGGGGAGGCTTCGGTCAGAGTAGTAGAGATCTCCGACTCTGACGCTGATTTAGACCGTGCCTCAGCGGCTCCTGGTACTGGTTTGGTCATCGCACAACCTGATATCAGCGAggacacagaagaagaagaaggaatggacctcCAGCCGAGGACTGGCCTCAGGGGTCTTCTATCCAACAGGTCCAAAGGGCAGACCTCCAAGGAAGTCTCGAAGGGACAGATCGTCCCCAAAGCCCCCGctcctcctccccctccctcGTCGGGTGTGGCGCTGCAGCCTATGCCTAAcctaaggcgaaaaaggcctgtagaagagacggaggagggagaggttgcCCGTGAGAAAGCCGGGCCTAAAAAGAAAGGCAAGGAAACGAAAAAGCCCCGAGAAAAAAGGACCAGGTCCACCGAGAGCCGAGATGAGGCGGCCACTCTGAGGGGACCACGAAAatggtctcctcggatcgagCTAGATGGCGCTCCAATCCTCTGGGATGTGACCCTATGGGAGTCCCAGCGAGAGCAGGCTTCGTTCATGGCCGAGGCGctgcagcagcctcttctcttgCCACGTGATATGGAAGGCCTTAGGAAGATTCGTCAGCCAGaacttttcatgtcactgaagagggacatggctgtGGTAAGTAGAATCCTCTATCTTGTCTTTGTGTTGAGAACCTTCTTATTGTCTTATCTTGGTATCGTCTTCATTTCCGTCCGAGCGCAGGTCACCCAACAAATTTACgttgctgaggagtgggccaagaaggcCCGTGAGGATATGCATagggaggctcagtcccgtGCTGCGGCTGAGAGGGCCGCTGGCGATCTCAAACGAGATCTTGATCGTCAGGATAATGAGCTAAAAGAGGTGAAGAAGGCCAACgcgagtgcagaggctggcctgaagaatgcTGAAAAGCAAGCCGACGAGCTGCGCAAGCAGCTCCGTCATTCTGAGGAAAGACTATCAGCGGAGCAACAGGCGGTTTCGGAGCTTaaggctgagcttgcaaggACCAAGGAGGAAGCTCGCTTGTCCAGGGAGGTCGCTGAGAAGGCTGTGGCGGCTTCGTATGAACGTGGAGTTCACGATACTGAGGAGAGACTGGCCGAGGAAGTTGCCACCGTCTGCAGGGAATACGTCACCTCGACCTGGGGATTGGCCATGGATCGGGCAGCGGTCCCCgcagattctgatctcaggaaagctgagaacatctttttcccTGCGGAAATACGTGAGATTCCTGGCGAGGTCGCCTCCACTGAGCCTCTTCCAGCAGATTCCTCCATTCCCGAGACTGGGGGCACGGAGCAAGCTACGCAGGGCCAGTCACCCGAGGAAAGTCTTCGCATCAGCGAGATCCTTGCCCAGGCCCAGGAGATCGCCCCGGAGAACCCAGCAACGGGTGATCAGCCTGCCCCGACTCAGGGCCCTTAGGGACGTAGAATAGGAATTCGTCTGTTTTGCTTTTTGTACTTCGTTTTGTTTGATCCTCGCTAATATTTCTGAACTGAGTTACTTTGAACGTTATATGACAAAAGTTATTTCATTACATAAATCGctgctttattctattttgttttcatcatgaatggatattGGTTTTGCCTTTTTACTGCTGAAAGTCAAGCAATAATGAATGAATACGTTAGAATGGCGACACTTAGTAGTTGGGCAAAAACGATTACAATGTTGACTTCTCCCAAGTCCGTGGCTAAGAATCCGCGCAAGGCTTGGGCTCCCTTTAACGCTTTTTGAGAATCACAAATtgttaacacttactgagagtCGTTGcctggttaatttcccctaagtctgtggtccgaggagccatgcaggatttgggttctgtttaacgcttactgaaataattgtgtggttaatttcccccaagtctgtggtccgaggagccatgcaggacttgggttctgtttaacgcttactgaaataattgtgtggttaatttcccccaaatctgtggtccgaggagccatgcaggacttgggttctgtttaacacttgttgagaatcgttgcgtggttaatttcccccaagtctgtggtccgaggagccatgcaggacttgggttctgtttaacacttgttGAAAtaattgtgtggttaatttcccccaagtctgtggtccgaggagccatgcaggacttgggttctgtttaacgcttactgaaataattgtgtggttaatttcccccaagtctgtggtccaagaagccatgcaggacttgggttctgtttaacacttgttGAAAtaattgtgtggttaatttcccccaagtctgtggtccgaggagccatgcaggacttgggttctgtttaacgcttactgaaaTAATTgtgtgattaatttcccccaagtctgtggtccgaggagccatgcaggacttgggttctgtttaacacttactgaaataattgtgtggttaatttcccccaagtctgtggtccgaggagccatgcaggacttgggttttgtttaacacttgtTGAAAtaattgtgtggttaatttcccccaagtctgtggtccgaggagccatacaggacttgggttctgtttaacgcttactgaaataattgtgtggttaatttcccccaagtctgtggtccgaggagccatgcaggacttgggttctgtttaacacttactgaaataatggcgtggttaatttcccacaagtctgtggtccgaggagccatgcaggacttgggttctgtttaacgcttactgagatAATTGTGTAGTAAAACGACATCAAGtaaagtatttttcattaataaaagtacattttcaggttatttacattccatggacgtggcactacacgttAGTCCAAGTTTTCCAAATAGTACGCTCCAATGCCAGCCACCGAGGTAATACGGTATGGACCCTCCCAGTTT
It encodes the following:
- the LOC126688448 gene encoding protein SULFUR DEFICIENCY-INDUCED 1, with the protein product MMMMMMSQKKELESGSSSPSQPPYHVIHKLPPGNTPYVRAKHVQLVEKDPEAAIVLFWKAINEGDRVDSALKDMAVVMKQQDRAEEAIEAIKSFRDRCSRQAQESLDNVLIDLYKKCGRMEEQIELLKRKLRMIYHGEAFNGKATKTARSHGKKFQVTIKQETSRILGNLGWAYMQQGNHMAAEVVYRKAQLIDPDANKACNLCLCLIKQSRHAEAQSVVEEVLQGKLAGSQDPKSRNRAEELVQELEQHQPAPTSPNMSRLSIEDAFIEGLDQLMNQWTPIRSKRLPIFEEISSFRDQLAC